The DNA region AGCAACAGCCAGAAGAGTTCCTCTGCTACCATTGCAAACCAGACTTGACAGAGCTTGTGCAGAGAAATACCTGTATGCTGGCTCATCTGACCTTAACAAGTTTGAGAGCACAGGAATTGAGTGCAGTGCTTGGTTAGATCGAATTATCTCTCTTTCTTGGAATAGCACAGCAAGAAGTAAGGCACAGACCCATGAGGTACTATCTTCTTCCCCCTGACAAAAGCATGAGCATACATTAAGGGCAGTCACAGGCTCGCAGCAATTGAAACAAACTTAACAATGTAGCAAGAGGATAAATAAAGGGTAAGCAATAAAACAACAGAAGTAAGAATAAAGTTCAGACATATATATGCAGAGTGGACCTTCCCATATGAAAACAAAGAATTTACGGAACGCCACTGTAAATCTCTAATCCAAAAAGATGCCTAACTTACAAAGGCAAATGCCATAAAAATGTCCAAGCGCTAGTCAGCAAATAATAAGATGAAAGCAATGcacaaaatataaattttacttTTGGTCCTATTTGATTTTGAAGTGTTTGTCCAAAGGAGATCTACTACCTTACAGTATGAATACTGAAATCCCAAATAGAACGTCAATCGGATATTCGGATGTCATTGCAGGAGTAAAATATATCATGAGCTCAGAAGAGTAGAACAAATAAATAAGATTGACCAACTCGGTATGCGTCGACTTATAAAGAGGATTAACATAATTAAGaatagaaataaaaacagaATGATTGAACCAACCAGGCGTTATGGTCTTAATCGACAGTAAGACCCCTAAAATTCTATAGACATAAGTAAACGCGATCCTGTGTTACATTGTTAAGTATCAAAATTTATTACAGGGATCCAAGAATGGCAAAGATTAATTAAATCAATGTTTCTTAGCTGTACAATAGATGGAATCCTTATAATCAATTTGGTCGAACGCGATAATCCAGTCTATCAATACTTACTATAATTTGACCTCTTAGCTGGGTTCTCTGGAAACTTGATTACTAAATCTAGATAAGCATCAATGAGTTCATCAAGCCAAAGTTTCTTCCACAATATCAATTGGAAAACTAGGGCATCACCGAATTCGATTAAACTTGTTTGATGCTTACCAAATTAACCAACAATGTAAAGCATAAAGACTGTTCCAGGGAACTGAGTAAACTTTAGTAGATATAGTTGTCGTTCGTATGCATACTGTAAAAATATTGAAGCATAAGAGACACTAGCATTCATGCACCAACTAGCCTTCATGCAAAGCATCACAATAAGTAATGAAAACAAGTAACATTTACATACCACATATTGGAATGCATTTTGTGAAATCTTTTCGGTAAGCATTTCAACTGCTCCAGCTTCTAGGATTTCTGCTCTTGTTTTGCTGTCATGCCGAGAAAAGACAGCAAGTAACCATAGTGGAATCATGTTGCCTGAGATTACAGCAGTGCGGCACACAGTTTCACCATCGTCGTTATTTTCTTTGGAGTGTCTGGAAATTTTAATATCTGTTATGCTTTCTCCACTCCCATTTTCAGTAGGCATGTTTGTCATATGGATCATACCAACTAAGGAATGAATCAGTTGAAAATACAGGCTTGAGTCACTCAGAATCTCTATCTGCTTCTGACAGTGCTCTTTTGCTGCACAAACAAGAAGGGCACATCCACCAACTCTAACTTTAAGCATGTTGGAGCCAATGACTCGCTGTGTGATGGATGATATGCAACCTGGTGTTTGAGAAACCAAACCACCCACAACATCATGTTGGTCAGTACAGAGTCTTGACACAACTTCTATGGCTTTATCTTGCAAGGAGGGTGCCACATCAGCTACACATGACACAAGGGGAAGTATAGTGTGGGGATTTTCTGCAAGAACTGCCCAAGGAGCCTTGGTGTGCCCACTTGACGCCTTTGATCTTGATAACAGCACCAGTGCGTCAAGAACTTCTGATGTCACAGCAGGTTCACCATTAGCTGCTTCCAAAAGCCCAGCTAGAGCAAGGACAGTACCAGAACGGTTAATAGTATCTGAAAGCTGCTGATTAATAGTTCGGCACTGTAAAAGACGAGCTATGGCTGCTGCTGCATGAGTTTTTCCATCAATAGTTCCCTCTCTTAGCACGCGTGTTACACGGAAGAGAATTTCTTCAAAAGACACTTGGATAGATAGTTCCTGATCAAGAAAAAGGTTTGCCAAAGCTCTAGTTGCTTGTTCTGCTACTTCAATAACTGTAGAATTTGCAAGTGAGACTAGTGGAGCTAATGCATCCCGTCCAATTGCAGCAACCTCCTTGTTTTGCTTGATTGAAAGAAAAATGGCAGCAAGACAACATGAGGCATCCATTAGAATTTTGTCAGACTGCATATCAAGCAGCTTCATGACCGACCAAAGTGTCTTCACTGCAATATGAGTTTCTCGCAGGTCCTTGCGGCAATGAAATAGACCAGCAAGAGCAGATGCTGATTTAGCCTGAGTTTCTTCCTTGGGTGAGCTTAGAATTTTGATCATTGTCTCAGCCGCATCATTTGCAGCACTTCCTTCATGTAGAATATCATTAAGTGGTGCAACAGAAAGCAAGCTTTTCAAAGCATCCAGAACATAAACTTTTGACTCAGGCTGTTCACTTGTTAAGAGAGCAGATAACTGGCTGATAGTTCCTGTATCTGACTTGTGGATAAGATGATTCAGTGTTTTAGATGCTATCTCCTTGCCATTATCACTTCCATTTTTGAGAAGCCATAGTAAAGCAGGAACAGCATCAGCACTTTCAACACATGCTCTTATGTCCTCACTGTGATTGCATAAATTGCCAATGATGGTTGCTGATTCTTCTTTAGCTTTGGGGGATCCAGTTTCTAAAATTTGAACAAGAGGAGGTATGCCACCAGCAGCAGTGATAGCCCATTTGCTCTCATCATTCTCCCTTGACAGAAGAGCAAGCAGAGCAACAGCACATTCCTGCTGTTGTTCTGAAGAAAGACCAAGTAAGGAAATCAATAGCTGAACGCCTTCACGACCCTGCAGAGCTTGCCATAGATCACAATCCTTCTTACAGAGAGCAAAAAGTGATTTCATGAGGTCATCTTGCACCTCAGTACCTGCCATTGTTATTAAACCAACAAGCAAGCGTTTTGCATCAGAATCTGCTAGTGTCTTACAGAGAACAGGGTTACTATACAAGCTAGCCAAAGCTTCAATTATGCGCTCCTGTACAAGGAAGGGCACCTTAGGCTTAAACTGCTTCAACAGTGTTTTCTCAACGACAAGAGGGTCGGAAGCACTGATAGACTCTGCATTTGTGTCATATATCATCAAGGCTGAGGCCAATGCACCAAGAGTGTCCGCAACCTGTGCAGATGAAGAGCATGACTCGAGACTTTCACCAAGGCTTGAGATTACATAAGATAGACCACCAGATATATTTGCTAGTGCACACATCGCGTTTCCTTGCAATGCTTGAGCAGATTCCCCTTGCATGAACTCTTTTGATGGAGCAATAGTAGCATTTATAAGAGCAGGAATCCCATTAGAATTAGCTATCTGACGCCTGGCCTCTTTACTCTGTGCAGAAAGGGAGTTGAGAGCACCAGCAGCTTCGGCTCTGATGGAAGTTTCATTACCAGGACCAAGTAACTTAAGGAGCTGCTTTGTTGTTTCTCCAGATAAAACTTTATTACAGACAGAAGAGTCTTCCATCATCAAAGACCCAAGAAGATAGCATACATTTGCGAGGGTATTTGTTTGTGCAGAACCAACCAGCTTTATAAGTATATCAACTCCACCACATTGCACAGTTGCTGACCAAAACCCCTCTGTGTTTTTTGATAAATTCTTTAGTGCTCCGGTAAGCAGGTCATCAACCAAACTCTCATTCTTCAGACTAATTTTAAGTTGCTCCCATAGTACAGGAACAACATTTTCCGTTGAGAAAATCTTTGATCCAACATGATCCCTTATCCCATCTTGTGAAACTGCATAAATGGTTTTGGCAGCTGCAGTTTGGCTTTCGGATGACTTCGACCTGAGAAGAGCAAGCAATGGAGGGATGCAACCACCAAGTAGGACTTTAACCCTTAGCTCCTCTTCCTTGCAAAGAGACCCCAGAACAGTGGCAGCCAGCATCTTAACTCCGGATGGTCCAGACCTAAGGAGAGATACAAGTATCGGAACTGCCTGTGAATGTGATCCGACAGCTCCAAATGCAGTATCGCGTGTTTGAACAAGATCTAATAACTGCTTCAAGGAGTTCTCTTTCTCTTGAGTGGACGAAGAACTCTGCCGCAACTGCTCAATACACTGAGCAACGCTTGAAAgtgtctcctcatcctccacattaaCTCGATTCCTGAAAATACAGAATTATATGACTTGGAGTTCTAGTGTTCTACACTTTACAAGAGCTCTTATATGTTGCATGAGCACAATTAGATATcgaaatttacaaaaaatattATGCTTAAAGATACATGATTGAGGTATATTACTTGAAACATTTTTCTGGAAATAAGCTTACAAAGGGCTGTCAATAAAAACATTCATACAGAACAATGTTCATTTCAACACAATCCAAGAGATTGTAAAATTGCAATTTCCGTATAGGTAAATATGCATATCATATATTTACTTTATTGAAAGTTGTAAACTGGAAATTTCATTATAATTAGCAGTCGTAAGTTTGCACTGCTAATAGTGTAATTGTAGCATAGCCATTTAGTTCTCATATTTTACTTTATCAAATGTTTCCACTAAAAAAAGAGCTCTCCAATGTTTCCCAATGGTATTCTGAGTTGGCTATTAGTATCCTGTAACATCTAGTTGCTAGACCAATTTGGGCATATACACCCACCATTCTCTTGTCATCCTATAATGCGTGCAATCAATGGTCAGATTTCTCATCTAGAGTATTTATTTAATCTGTGCCATGAAAATTATACTGGCAGATTTCTCATCTAGAGTACTTCGATACCATTGTATTTCGATATATTTTGCTAATACATAATAAGAAAAATCAATGGTCAGAGGTGTCTATTGGAGAGTGGAGACCATGCTGATGTCCAAAGCAATGAGTAAAAGAGAACAGATGCGGTAGCGTCCATTTTCAAGAGTGCCAATTTAAGAggataacaacaacaacaacaacaacaacaagagGCTTGTACGCAAGCAACAAGAAGCAGAGTCAAAACTTACTTGCCCATTTTCATGACTGATAGAGGAGTTGGTGGTTCTGAATCTTGAACTTTGTCCACGTGCCTTTCCTATTAATGCAGGGACGCAATTACTATTAAGATATCAAGATGCAAAAATCAAAGATAACTTCTGAACTCTACATGATCTTATTGCACAACACAATGGATGCCACAAAAATTCCAAATCCAAGGAAACAATTATTCATGAACAGTCAGAAGAGAGTACAATGTCAAAGGTATTCAAATAATGGAAATAATGCCTTACGAAATACGTGGAAGTCAAATTGAAGGATGTGTTGTCAGATCAATcacaactgatttttttttcaaatgacgAACAAAATACAAAAGAATCAGCATCCTGTAAGTGTGATGAATAACAGATATCATGCCGGCTTAAAAGTCTGCCACATCAATATTATGTGTCCAAGTTGAATGAAAACACATGGTTATGGACACTGCAATGTAACAGTAGTACAGATAGAACCAATTAACCAAAACAATAATATTTCAAATGTGCATATGAAACTACTGTTCATTAATCATTACTTAATTTTAACAAAGAAAATCTTGCCAACAACagaaaaaaataacatagaaaCAATAAGCACTTCTTTTAGGGTCTCAGGACTCTTTACGATTGTTTTTCACCCAGAAATGATCTCTTGGATCATAAAATCAAATTGCTGACACAAAACACGattttatatgcaaaaataGGATTGAACAAGGCAACAATGATGGAACATAACAAAGGCGAGAGAAAAGGTTCGCATTTTCAATCAAATGCAAAACCCAAAAGAGATGGCAAACCTGAGATTCAATAGATCAATGAAGCACAGATGCAATAAAGAAAATGAGCAGTCATTTAAGGCTTTAAGCATTTTTCATGTGCTTTCATTTCATAAAAGTAGCTACATTACACCAAATTACCACTGCTATTTTCCAATTCTTTCCAATGGTCATAGATGCCAAACGATAACATAATACAAACACATGATTTGACTGTTCAAGTTACGGAATTCATGTAGTACCATCATCAGTATAGGACAGAAGCATGTTATTGCTAGTTTTCTTATTGACAAAAGGATGAGACACATATAACATAACACCTTCCTAATTTCTCTGTTTCAAGACATAGCTATTGCAAATTATGGCCCACACTTAAGCTGGTGGATCTAGTTGATTGGATTAAAAAATACAGCTCCGTTAAAACCCCAATTCTTAAAATTTCACAAATACGCATGAAAGGCTTTTCTCGAGTGGACTGAACACTGATCTCGATTTCAAAGCATATCTTCTGTAACACTATTTACCCTTTCATCCAAAATGACCACAGCAACTCATACAGATCAAACAATTCCTTTCAAGCAGCACGACAGAAGAATTGCAGTTGAGGAATACTAAGAAAGCGACACGCTGCCTCTTTACAATGTCAGAACCACAGAGTCCAAGAGTAGACCAACCAGATCTGCGCCGCCATGGCTGCCGCCATTGGTTCCATTAAACCGCCACGCCAATGCCGCCGCCATTATTAGCTGTTCACTCCTCGAGCAAAGCAGATCGGAGTTTCCGCTTCCCCAGCGCCGAGCTCTCAACCTGAAACAAATATAAGGGTGAACAATTTGGGTCAGATCCACCACAAATCCATCAAATGAACCGAACCATACATCGAACTAACCACAGATTTCGCCTCAGACTTAAGCAGTAACCCCAGATCTAACCATACACGAATGCGACAGCTGCTGCAACCACCAAGTGAATCGGAAACTCCCCAATTGCAAAATCAGCAAACTAGCCCCAACAAATCGCTGCATTAGGCGGCAATCAGCCCGTAAGCTCCTCACCCGCCGAGCTAGATCGCACGCCACCGCTTCGAAGCGCTCGTGAAACCACGAGCTCGCCCCCGAACCCCGCACCAAAACCAGCTGCACTGAAGCAACTGCCACTGCTCGGCGCCCGCCAAGCCGCAACCTAAAAAACCTCCACcgagaaaaaccaaaaaaacgACGAAAAAATCGGGGAAACCACACCGGAGGGAAGGGCCAACCTCTCATGGAATTGCCGCGCCGGGGAGGGAGATTTTGCGAACAATATCACGGAGTCGCCCCCTGCTACCTCGCGGCCGCAGATCCAGTGGGGAGGGAGGTGCCCATACACAGACGCGCAGGCGTCTGTTACTCTCTCTTTTATTCCGGGAAATGTTTTTCGCTAATTTCCGTGGTCTAAAAGGGCGGCATTTATATAGCAAGTGAGCTCTCCCCTTCCCAACGACCGCCGACAGTGGCAGTGAGGAAGCGACTAGGTTTGCAGCTATGGAGTGACATTTTTGCAGAATCATCCCTaacataatattattttaaaaacagtCTCTAGATGctttagggctcatttggtttGGCGCCCCCACCACGGCTGCCAAAGTTGGAGTTGGTACATCCACGCACAAGTGTTACTTACATAGGTACGGATATCAAAATTTAACTTGGATTTATGTGTttgatttagaaaaaaaatttaaacatgtaaaatataacttgaaatcCTACACAAGTGTCGAAACCTGACTTGAATTTGGATGTCTGATTCGGTAAATAAATTTGGACACGAATATCCAGTAACACTACCACGCACGCGAAGTTGTTGCTTGATTCTGCTCGCCAATTCGTTGGTGAGCTAGTGCATCATTCATACCTCTGTACCCACGTTAGTTCATTTTCTTGTCGATTCAAGGGCGAACAATGATGAAAAATTCTTCGCCAGAGTTGGCCAACCAAGCTTTGGCCGGATTAATCCTAACGTAGGCGCTCAGCGGCTGGGTGTCAGATGCTATATTCAGGTTAGGGAGGGTGTACGTGTCATATTGTAGCCTTTTCTGCTGCTGAGCTTTCGTGATTAGATTAAACAGGAATGGAATTGTTAATTAGGGAGCACGGTACGCTGGATGAGGTGGTGGTTGATTGGTGCCAGTCTGCATGGGCTGGCTGGCGGGGAGGGGGTGCTCTGTGATTGTCTTCAACAAGACAAAAAAATCAACAGGCGGGAGAGGGATCTGCCAACTTCCAAATAGCTGTAAAATCAGTGCCCCATGTACAAAGTTGGGGAAAATTATTGTGCATACGAGCAATccttttataaaaaatagacGCACTTGTACAGACCAATTAAACATTTGTAGGATGCTCTGCAGTATGGACgttaaacattttttttttcaaattagaAAAGGATACGTCGTCACATGAGCCTAtcaagcataaagcacatgtaCAAAGTGCTTCTAATTTTTCGaaaatgtataatattttttcaaattttcattagattaatattattttaagaACCCCAATTGTTGGGAACCGGCATAAAAATACCCATTCCAAACGATGGTTAATACATCGATCGTGTAAAGTAAAGCATGGCTCGTTGAACATTCGTAAATCATAAGGCATGCACTCTGACGTTCTTGTGCGATGATGATCACTTAAAAGGCATGGTATTTCGTATGCCTAATCAGTAGGTAAGCGTAACTGGAGCCTGGACCTTGCAGGCGAAAAGACAATGCAGCCCCTGGCCACGGGAACCCAGCCTTGCCCGCTCTCGGCGTCGCCATGTGCACGATGATTACTCCATTATTGACCAGCGAAAACCTCAAATTAACAAATTAATTGAGCAGTGCCAAGTTGTTTAAATAGGCTATTTATCCATTGAGCTGCTTTAAATTACCTGTTAATATGTGCAAGAAAATGGTATCTTACATCTCAAACTTTTGGTGGGGGAGTACCATTGACAGTCCTATAATTCATTGACATAAATGGTCCACGTTGATAAGATCAAAGGTGATGGTGGGATAGGTTTTTGGGAATATCTCTCTTTAATATATTGAGGAAGCAAGGATGGAGACTTTTGATTAGGTCAGATACTTTATGTATAAGAGTGATTAAGAGCAAGTACTATCCAAATAGTGGTTTTCTTTTGGATagcaagaagaagagaagtTCGAGACATGGAAAGCAATGCTACATGGATGTGATGTCCTTAAGTTTGGTGTAATTAAACGAGTTGAGCCAAGAAACTCGATTGATATCTCAGCAGATAATTGGATTCCTgaaaatctttcattgaaatcaAGAATAAGGTTAGAAGAGGCCAATGTAAACCTTGTGAATGAGTTGTTATTGTCGGGAAGTAGAAAATGGAACGAATGTCTTATTTTGGATTCTTTCATCCAGATGGATGCTGATGAGATTCTAAAAATTAAGGTAGGAAATACAATGGAGGAGGATGTATTGGCTTGGGCAGTTAAACGAAATGGTATTTACTC from Phragmites australis chromosome 8, lpPhrAust1.1, whole genome shotgun sequence includes:
- the LOC133926524 gene encoding protein CELLULOSE SYNTHASE INTERACTIVE 1-like, with translation MAAALAWRFNGTNGGSHGGADLERHVDKVQDSEPPTPLSVMKMGKNRVNVEDEETLSSVAQCIEQLRQSSSSTQEKENSLKQLLDLVQTRDTAFGAVGSHSQAVPILVSLLRSGPSGVKMLAATVLGSLCKEEELRVKVLLGGCIPPLLALLRSKSSESQTAAAKTIYAVSQDGIRDHVGSKIFSTENVVPVLWEQLKISLKNESLVDDLLTGALKNLSKNTEGFWSATVQCGGVDILIKLVGSAQTNTLANVCYLLGSLMMEDSSVCNKVLSGETTKQLLKLLGPGNETSIRAEAAGALNSLSAQSKEARRQIANSNGIPALINATIAPSKEFMQGESAQALQGNAMCALANISGGLSYVISSLGESLESCSSSAQVADTLGALASALMIYDTNAESISASDPLVVEKTLLKQFKPKVPFLVQERIIEALASLYSNPVLCKTLADSDAKRLLVGLITMAGTEVQDDLMKSLFALCKKDCDLWQALQGREGVQLLISLLGLSSEQQQECAVALLALLSRENDESKWAITAAGGIPPLVQILETGSPKAKEESATIIGNLCNHSEDIRACVESADAVPALLWLLKNGSDNGKEIASKTLNHLIHKSDTGTISQLSALLTSEQPESKVYVLDALKSLLSVAPLNDILHEGSAANDAAETMIKILSSPKEETQAKSASALAGLFHCRKDLRETHIAVKTLWSVMKLLDMQSDKILMDASCCLAAIFLSIKQNKEVAAIGRDALAPLVSLANSTVIEVAEQATRALANLFLDQELSIQVSFEEILFRVTRVLREGTIDGKTHAAAAIARLLQCRTINQQLSDTINRSGTVLALAGLLEAANGEPAVTSEVLDALVLLSRSKASSGHTKAPWAVLAENPHTILPLVSCVADVAPSLQDKAIEVVSRLCTDQHDVVGGLVSQTPGCISSITQRVIGSNMLKVRVGGCALLVCAAKEHCQKQIEILSDSSLYFQLIHSLVGMIHMTNMPTENGSGESITDIKISRHSKENNDDGETVCRTAVISGNMIPLWLLAVFSRHDSKTRAEILEAGAVEMLTEKISQNAFQYVGEEDSTSWVCALLLAVLFQEREIIRSNQALHSIPVLSNLLRSDEPAYRYFSAQALSSLVCNGSRGTLLAVANSGAAMGLISLLGCADVDIADLLELSEEFMLVPNPDQIALERLFRVDDIRVGATSRKSIPLLVDLLKPIPERPGAPFLALGLLTQLAVDCPPNMLLMAEAGILEALTKYLSLSPQDATEEATTELLGILFSSAEIRHHESALGAVNQLVAVLRLGGRNSRYSAAKALESLFCADHVRNSESARQAIQPLVEILSTGMEREQHAAISALVRLLCDNPSRALAVADVEMNAVDVLCRILSSDCSAELKGDAAELCCVLFANTRIRSTMAAARCVEPLVGLLVSEANPAQLSVVHALDRLLDDEQLAELVAAHGAVIPLVGLLYGRNYMLHEAVARALVKLGKDRPACKLEMVKAGVIESILDILHDAPDFLCIALAEMLRILTNNASIAKGPSAAKVVQPLFSLLSKADMGPEGQYSTLQVLVNILEHPECRADYNLTPRQTIEPVITLLNSSPPAVQQLAAELLSHLLLEDHLQKDTITEQAITPLIQVLSSGLPNLQQRAIKALANLAIAWPNTIAKEGGVFELSKVLLQTDPPLPHVVWESAASVLSSILQYSTEFFLEVPVAVLVQLLRSGTESTVVGALNALLVLESDDSTSAEAMAESGAVEALLDLLRSHQCEETAARLIEALLNNVRIREAKAAKNAIAPLSMYLLDPQTQSQQGRLLAALALGDLFQNEALARSTDAVAACRALVNLLEDQPTEEMKVVAICALQNLVMYSRANKRAVAESGGVQVLLDLISSSNPDTSVQAAMFVKLLFNNHTIQEYATSETVRVITASIEKDIWASGSANEEYLKALNALLSNFPRLRVTEPATLCIPHLVTSLKTGSEATQEAALDSLYLLRQAWTACPAEVFKAQSVAASEAIPLLQYLIQSGPPRFQEKAELLLQCLPGTLTVTIKRGNNLRQSVGNPSAFCKLTLGNNTPRLTKIVSTGATPEWDEAFAWAFDSPPKGQKLHISCKNNSKFGKKSFGKVTIQIDRVVMLGSVAGEYTLLPESKSGPNRNLEIEFQWSNK